Below is a window of Oncorhynchus clarkii lewisi isolate Uvic-CL-2024 chromosome 19, UVic_Ocla_1.0, whole genome shotgun sequence DNA.
ATCTGCttgccatgtgtatgtgacaaaactacattttattttatttgatgcaATAACGTCAATAATATTAAAAATGTCTGTTTGCCGTCTTTTTAACCCCTCCCTCTCACGTGACTGAGTGTCATCCCTTTGCACAAATCATCCACCCTCCGTCTCTCAGCTAGCCTATCATCTTGTTACACAGTATATACCCTACCTGTGCTTGTCTCGCTGGCCATGGCATGGCTAACGCAATCCTCAAACATTTCATCAACCGTAAAAGCATTGAGGAGGCCAGCTCTGCCATTGTCAAACGAACACAGTTTTGCAAACAGCGCCATTGTCCATCGCTCAGGTCCAGTTGAAGCAAATGCACCAGAAAAGGAAGTTGTTCTTGAACCTCCTGTTTTCCAAGGACACAATGTTTGTCGGATACATTCTGGAAGGTGAGTTAGGCCTGGGTTGCCAGGCGACAAAGAATAGGCCACAGGTGGAAGCGTCCCAGAAGGACCTGGTTGGTTTCTCATGTCCTGAGAGAGCAGACTACTACTCCACTGGGGGTTTGACCTTTGAAGCTCAGAAGATGAGTTGGCTGGGAGATATAGTGAGTGTGCTGGGGAATGCCAAGGCACGTTGCCCTTCGACACCCTGCGGTCACCCAAGGCCCTCTACCAACCATTCTTTCTGACTCCCCCTTTCCCCCCCCCGGGTTTACAAAACAATGCagcaaaagaaagaaagaaagtgaaaCCTCAACTGCACTCTGCTCCTCTGTTCCTACTCCAGTGGGTTGAAAAGGCAGATTGTTCAACGCTCTCCCCCATCCCGTAAGCCCGGGCTTTGTTATGTAACCCTCACTTCTCTCTACCTCATGCTCCAATACCTGCACTGTGACTCTTCTTCTGTCATTCCCACTTCTTTCAACACAAAGCAAATAAGAAAGAATCGACCAACCACATCGAAGCGATTACATTTTCGTTGTTGTTGCGTTTGTACAAGTATGGTTTCATAAAACAACTTTTAGTTTTACAAATTCACCATGTGAGTCCCATGGCCTCCAAACCATCCCAGACATACAATATACACCCATTAGTCCAAAGAGGGCCAGCTTCCTGGAATCAATAAGAGctcaagggggggaggggggttgtaGCCTCAAGGAGGGGTGACAGTTTGGGAATGGTGTCAGTCTGTAGTTTAAGGGTCATTTGAGCTTGACGGGCCAGGGAAGACACGTACGGAGTCCCAGCATGGAGGAGAAGACAATGGTGGGCCGGTGCTTCCTGAATCGCAGCCCCTTCTTGAGCCGCTCGCTGTTCTCAGCCGCGTATATCTCCCCCTGCTGGGCGCCGCAGGCAATGCGGGTCAACACCTCGCCATGCTCCACCGCCTCCTGCTCCGAGCGCACGAACACCTCCCGGAGCTCCTCCAGGCGTCTCTCCATCTCCCGGATGACCCGCTGGCGCTCCTCCATCTCTAGCAGGCGCCGACGGGCTGCTTCAAACTCCATGCTAGAGCTGGGGGTCACCATCTTGGATGAGGGGGCTGTGGTAGCCGTCGAGGGGGGCTCCGAGCCGTACAGGGCCGTGGTCACCCGCCTGAAGTCGCCCATAGAGATGGAGCGTCGGGTGGCAGGCGATGGGAGCGGGAGGGCCAGGGTGCCGGAGGCTGagaaagggagggtgagagggggcgCCAAGGCCTCAGGGGGATAGTGGGGATCCATGTCGTCTGTGGTGTCTGCGGCATGTGCTTGTCTGTGGCGTTTCTTCATGGCTGGGTGCGAGCATCCGTCTATGCTGCTGTTGTTGATTCTAGTGCTCTGTGGGAGAGCAGTGTGCTGCCTCAGAGCCTCTCCATTCATTTATAAAGGATCGGGGCTCAGCACAGCGCTTTATGGGGAGGAGTCCACTCGCCCCTCATTGGTTGCTTGCTCCCCATTGAATGCCGATTGGCTGCTTGCCCCTCTCGATGTCCAATGCCCTTAGTCTGCTTCAACAGGAAAAGGAAGACGGATAACATATATTCTatcccttttcctctcctctctgtggttggctcagtgtgtgtgttgtgtgagccGTTGTCCTctccgccctctctccctcccaccagcTGGGATcaatccatcctcctctctcccactctgctcGTTGCCCATAGCAACGCAGTCTCGACATCAGATGGcaagtggaggagggaggggtggtgttcagattgtctccctctctcgtttATCCCTCTTTCCAACTATTCCCCCTCCTGTCATTCACCGTCTGGCCCTGAAATGTAATTTCTTTATTGTTTGAACCAGCTCCATGACAAACGTAACCCAGTAGATTCAGTTTCTCAGATCCCTTATCCAGCAgtcatttgccccccccccccccccccaccaccacacacaccacctgAGGAATGATCAGACACCCTTGCACCCTCTGTTTGGTCCATTCCCCTGCTAGCTGATCAAGCCGGCTGCTTTAACTCAAGGTTGAATTATTTATTCATTTTGATATAAACGAATAAGGAAAAGCCTTACTGTTGCTAACAAACACATGAAGCTAGTGGCATATAGAGCACGTACAGCACCCAACCATGTGAATACAAGACAAGAAGTTAACGGCGAGGCTGAATGGTTTCCTCACTAACAGAAGACACGTCACACCTCTAGATTCCTGTGATCTTGTGGTGATGAGGGATGTGGAGATGTGTTCGGGAGATGTAATTACTTTGCACTAAACAACAGAAGAAGTGGAGCAGGAAGATGACACTAAACCAACAGAAGAAGTGAAGCAGGAAGATGACACTAAACAACAGAAGAAGAAGTGAAGCAGGAAGATGACACTAAAGCAACAGAAGAAGAAGTGAAGCAGGAAGATGACACTAAACCAACAGAAGAAGAAGTGAAGCAGGAAGATGACACTAAACCAACAGAAGAAGTGAAGCAGGAAGATGACACTAAACAACAGAAGAAGAAGTAAAGCAGGAAGATGACACTAAAGCAACAGAAGAAGAAGTGAAGCAGGAAGATGACACTAAAGCAACAGAAGAAGTGAAGCAGGAAGATGACACTAAACAACAGAAGAAGTGAAGCAGGAAGATGACACTAAAACAACAGAAGTGAAGCAGGAAGATGACACTAAAACAACAGAAGAAGTGAAGCAGGAAGATGACACTAAACCAACAGAAGAAGAAGTGAAGCAGGAAGATGACACTAAACCAACAGAAGAAGAAGTGAAGCAGGAAGATGACACTAAACAACAGAAGAAGAAGTGAAGCAGGAAGATGACACtaaaccacagaagaagaagtgaAGCAGGAAGATGACACTAAACCAACAGAAGAAGTGAAGCAGGAAGATGACACTAAACAACAGAAGAAGAAGTGAAGCAGGAAGATGACACTAAACCAACAGAAGAAGTGAAGCAGGAAGATGACACTAAAACAACAGAAGTGAAGCAGGAAGATGACACTAAACAACAGAAGAAGAAGTGAAGCAGGAAGATGACACTAAACCAACAGAAGAAGTGAAGCAGGAAGATGACACTAAAACAACAGAAGAAGTGAAGCAGGAAGATGACACTAAACCAACAGAAGAAGAAGTGAAGCAGGAAGATGACACTAAACCAACAGAAGAAGAAGTGAAGCAGGAAGATGACACTAAACCAACAGAAGAAGAAGTGAAGCAGGAAGATGACACTAAACCAACAGAAGAAGAAGTGAAGCAGGAAGATGACACTAAACCAACAGAAGAAGAAGTGAAGCAGGAAGATGACACTAAAGCAACAGAAGAAGAAGTGAAGCAGGAAGATGACACTAAAGCAACAGAAGAAGAAGTGAAGCAGGAAGATGACACTAAACAACAGAAGAAGTGAAGCAGGAAGATGACACTAAAACAACAGAAGAAGAAGTGAAGCAGGAAGATGACACTAAACCAACAGACGGAGTGAAGCAGGAAGATGACACTAAACAACAGAAGAAGTGAAGCAGGAAGATGACACTAAACAACAGAAGAAGAAGTGAAGCAGGAAGATGACACTAAACCAACAGAAGAAGAAGTGAAGCAGGAAGATGACACTAAACAACAGAAGAAGAAGTGAAGCAGGAAGATGACACTAAACCAACAGAAGAAGTGAAGCAGGAAGATGACACTAAACCAACAGAAGAAGTGAAGCAGGAAGATGACACTAAAACAACAGAAGAAGTGAAGCAGGAAGATGACACTAAAACAACAGAAGAAGAAGTGAAGCAGGAAGATGACACTAAACCAACAGAAGAAGAAGTGAAGCAGGAAGATGACACTAAACCAACAGAAGAAGAAGTGAAGCAGGAAGATGACACTAAACAACAGAAGAAGAAGTGAAGCAGGAAGATGACACTAAACAACAGAAGAAGAAGTGAAGCAGGAAGATGACACTAAACCAACAGAAGAAGAAGTGAAGCAGGAAGATGACACTAAAGCAACAGAAGAAGAAGTGAAGCAGGAAGATGACACTAAAGCAACAGAAGAAGTGAAGCAGGAAGATGACACTAAACAACAGAAGAAGTGAAGCAGGAAGATGACACTAAACAACAGAAGAAGAAGTGAAGCAGGAAGATGACACTAAACCAACAGAAGAAGTGAAGCAGGAAGATGACACTAAACAACAGAAGAAGAAGTGAAGCAGGACGATGACACTAAACAACAGAAGAAGAAGTGAAGCAGGAAGATGACACTAAACCAACAGAAGAAGAAGTGAAGCAGGAAGATGACACTAAAACAACAGAAGAAGAAGTGAAGCAGGAAGATGACACTAAACCAACAGAAGAAGTGAAGCAGGAAGATGACACTAAACCAACAGAAGAAGTGAAGCAGGAAGATGACACTAAAACAACAGAAGAAGAAGTGAAGCAGGAAGATGACACTAAAACAACAGAAGAAGTGAAGCAGGAAGATGACACTAAAACAACAGAAGAAGTGAAGCAGGAAGATGACACTAAaccaacagaagaagaagaagtgaagCAGGAAGATGACACTAAACCAACAGAAGAAGAAGTGAAGCAGGAAGATGACACTAAACAACAGAAGAAGAAGTGAAGCAGGAAGATGACACTAAACAACAGAAGAAGAAGTGAAGCAGGAAGATGACACTTTAAGCAACAGAAGAAGTGAAGCAGGAAGATGACACTAAACAACAGAAGAAGTGAAGCAGGAAGATGACACTAAACAACAGAAGAAGAAGTGAAGCAGGAAGATGACACTAAACCAACAGAAGAAGTGAAGCAGGAAGATGACACTAAACAACAGAAGAAGTGAAGCAGGAAGATGACACTAAAACAACAGAAGAAGTGAAGCAGGAAGATGACACTAAACAACAGAAGAAGAAGTGAAGCAGGAAGATGACACTAAAGCAACAGAAGAAGTGAAGCAGGAAGATGACACTAAAACAACAGAAGTGAAGCAGGAAGATGACACTAAACAACAGAAGAAGAAGTGAAGCAGGAAGATGACACTAAAACAACAGAAGAAGTGAAGCAGGAAGATGACACTAAACAACAGAAGAAGtgaagcaggaagaggaggaagggtcATACCATAGAATATGTAACAACCAGTGCACCTTTATCAAAACATCCGTCAACTCAGAGCACCTAAGGGGCGTATCCACAAAGCGTTTCAGTGTAGGAAAGCTGATCTATATAATCGTATTCATTATGATCTTAAAAAGgtgaaactgatcctagatcagcagtctGAGACGCTTTGTTATTAATAAATGGGCCCAGATCTAGAACAACGTTCAGAGACCGACATCCTGTTACCTGCTGTTGTCCGTTAAaaacacacactactacataagAAAGATTAAGATTAAGCGGTAGCCATGGTTATTTTGACCTCAGGTATCTAATGGATGCTTTCGGTTGTTGGTTCCATTTGCTGCCACCATAGCTGTCTAGACAGTTATTGACCAGATGCTTTCAGTCATGGCAGGCTAGGTGGAAAATAACACAACAGGGAAAGAGTGAGATCGATCTGGGGTGGAGGTACATACAGTATTGGTTCATAGTGGTAGTGAGGGTGGGAGCGAGAGTGTTACTTTAAATAGCCGCTTTTAAAACCTACTACCTTGGATGAGTAACGCTAGTGGCAATTGACTGAGCATGATTGGGTGGGTGGAAATGGGAGATGGTGCTCACTCAGCCACAGTTTTCATCTCCGGATCTGCATGACATCAGAAACAATCTATCAACTGCTGCTACCGCTACTGCCCTTACTttaacgagagcgagagagaaagagggctaGAGGCTAAAGGGGGGCTTGTGTGGCTTTGGGAGTGTGTGATATTAGGATTAACTGGGGTTGGTTGGAGGGTTTTGGGAGTGAGTGATATTAGGATTAACTGGGGTTGGTTGGAGGGTTTTGGGAGTGAGTGATATTAGGATTAACTGGGGTTGGTTGGAGGGTTTTGGGAGTGAGTGATATTAGGATTAACTGGGGTTGGTTGGAGGGTTTTGGGAGTGAGTGATATTAGGATTAACTGGGGTTGGTTGGAGGGTTTTGGGAGTGAGTGATATTAGGATTAACTGGGGTTGGTTGGAGGGTTTTGCTGTGCGTGCTTGCATGCTGCACGGTTAGGGCCAGTTCCATgtcaattagttaaataaagggaaaatAAAAATTATAATTCCAATTTCCCTTACTCTAACCCTGTCATCCTGTAGTTAGCTTAATGTTTGGGAAGCCACCAGTGGTTGGTTGCACAACACAGTTAAAAGTAGATAATCATCTAACCCATGGACAGGTTGCCAAgagttcaaacacacacacacacaggtgaatgAATGTTGGTTCAATGAAATTAGGTTAAACCAACATGGactagacgttgaattgacgtttgTGCTCAGTGGGTGGACACTGCTACCATCAACAACAACGTGTCCATCCGTGGCTTAGTGTGTGAGCCAAGCAAACCAGAGGGATACGTAACGCGGATCCTGTCCTGTTATGAAAGactggtgcacacacacacacacacactaaacaaggCTCTTGATAGGATAATTCAGGATGCATTACAGTATTACAAGGTCCCTCTTCCATCTCAGATataatctccccccccccccccccccccccacacacctctcTATCACTAAAACACAGTCCTGAAAGCCTGCTCTCAATCCCTTAGCCATCCctgcatccatccatccttccctgtGCATACACAGACACTCTGTCCCAGATTAGTTGAATCTCCTCTGCCTATGTTTGTTGGTGATAGTTGGATGGAGTGACTTAGCAGTTGCTGGATAGAGGGAATtgcatcctcatcatcatcatcaaatcgttattggtcacatacacatggatgttaatgcgacagtgcagtaatacctaaaaagtaatctaacaattccccaacaactacctaatacacacacatctaaaggggtgaatgagaatgtgTACATAttcatatggatgagcgatggctgaggtgcaatagatggtataaaatacagtatatacatgtgatatgagtaatgtaagatctgtaaacattatttaaagtggcattgttaaaaagtgactagtgatccatttattagtggccagtgattgggtctcaatgtaggcagcagcctctctgagttagtgattgggtctcaatgtaggcagcagcctctgagttagtggaggctgttttagcagtctgatggccttgagatagaagctgtttttcagtctctctgtcccagctttgatgcacctgtactgacttctagatgatagcggagtgaacaggccgtggctcaggtggttgctgtccttgatcttgttggtcttcctgtgacatcgggtggtgtaggtgtcatggagggcaggtagtttacccccggtgatacgttgcgcagaccgcaccaccctctggagagccttgcggttgagggcagtgcagttgccaaaccaggctgtgatacagcccgacaggacgcCCTCAATTGTGCATCATGAGGTCTGATTGGGGATTGGGGAGAGAGGGTCACGGGTGAGGCCGGGATACTCCATTGGCAGCTAGGGTGTATGGAATGCATGGTAGTGTCTTGGTAGTAAGATGTCACATTGGTGGAAGGACTGGGTTGTATGAAAGCAAGTTATTCAGTAATGGCTTGTTGCACCCATTACAACATCAGAAGCATGATAGTTGGGGATACAATTTGTAGTAACATGCATCTGTGTATTAAAATAAGTGCTTGACCCCGATTGCTCCAAATAGGTCTAATAGGCCTTCCCATTTCCTTGTTGTGCATGCTGGCTGCACAACagtaaaaatatgtattttcaaccaaaaaaaaacgtattttgcTCATAGGGATAGCAGTGCCTGTGTGTACAGTTTCAGAGTATGCTCTACTTTGAGGGAGCGTTACTGGGCTGAACTGTAGAGGAACTGGAGACACATAAcctgctgagagagaaagagaagtccaTATTTTTTCATGCTTGTGTATGCAGTAATGCAGCACTAACAAAAGCTTTTAAGAGGCACAATCAGAATTCAGCTCACATCAGCCAGAAAGAGCAATAAAAACCAACTGCATAAAACACCTGTTTTGGAGTGAAAGGTGTTAGTTCTCTCTACATCTCCAAGAACTGCTGTCCACACAGAGACGGAGAACTGCTGTCCACACAGAGACGGAGAACTGCTGTCCACACAGAGACGGAGAACTgctgtccacacagagacaggaggagacagagaaatgcTGTCCACACAGAGACGGAGAAATGCTGTCCACACAGAGACGGAGAACTGCTGTCTTCacagagacaggaggagacagagaaatgcTGTCCACACAGAGACGGAGAAATGCTGTCCACACAGAGACGGAGAACTGCTgtctacacagagacagagaaatgctgtccacacagagacaggaggagacagaggcaGCCTTCACGCTGCATCTTATGACATTCAGACATGGTTACTCTTCCGCAGGACAATTAACACTCCTGTCTAGCGCTGCCTCGAAACCACACAGTGTTTAGTAGGCACATAACAGAAGAACATTTTCAAAAAAAATGTCTGAAACGGGGAAGTACTATCTGTACTTGAACAATAAAAAATGCTCGTTTTGTGTTTGGGGAGGAAAGGCCCCAAAttgttgccataaagttggaagcacagaatgatctagaatgtcattgtattctgtagtGTTAAGTTTCCcatcactgaaactaaggggcccgaaacatgaaaaatagccccagatcattgttcctcctccaaactttacagttggcagtatgcattggggcaagtagcgttctcctggcattcgccaaacccagattcgtccgtcggactgccagatggcgaagcgtgaatcatcactccagagaacgtgtttccactgctccagagtccaatggcggttagctttacaccgctccagctgacacttggcattgcgagTGGTGATCGGAGTCTTGTGGgcggctgttcggccatggaaacccatttcatgaagc
It encodes the following:
- the LOC139374358 gene encoding TMF-regulated nuclear protein 1-like translates to MKKRHRQAHAADTTDDMDPHYPPEALAPPLTLPFSASGTLALPLPSPATRRSISMGDFRRVTTALYGSEPPSTATTAPSSKMVTPSSSMEFEAARRRLLEMEERQRVIREMERRLEELREVFVRSEQEAVEHGEVLTRIACGAQQGEIYAAENSERLKKGLRFRKHRPTIVFSSMLGLRTCLPWPVKLK